In the Sandaracinus amylolyticus genome, GCCCTCGTCGCACCCGCAGCGGCTCGTCGCGCTGCGCGATCAACGTCAGCGCGCTCCCCCGCCGCGGCAGCGGGCCCGCCTGGGCCATCAGCGCCTCCGACTCCCGACCGAGCGCGGTGGGCGCGACCGAGATCCCCTGGCGCGACGGAGCCGCCGCGAGCAGCGCCATCGGATCGTGCACCCGCAGCACGGCGATCCCGACCGTGCCCTCCTCGGCGAGATCGACGTCCACCGCCGCGATCTCGCTCGGCAGGAACCGCCGCGGCGCCTCGACCAACAAGAACGGCCGGTTGGGCAGCGGGATCGGCAGCGGCGTGCTCAGGTCGACGCCCCGCGCGGGCGCGCCGGTCCCCAGTGCGATCACGACCATCACCCCGAGCGCGCTCCACCGCTTCATGCGCATCACTCCCGCCCCGCGCGCGCCGCGCGGATCAGCGCCTCGTCGATCTCGATCTCGCCCAGCGTCGCGAGGTGCCCGGTGCGATCGACCCGCCGATCGAAGCGCCACCGCCGCTCGTGGGGCGTGCCCGGGAAGAGGATCGCCTCGACGTGCACCGCGGTCTGCGGCGCCCCGGGGAGCGCCCAGCGATCGAGCCGCGCCGCGACCCGATCGCGCTCGCGCATCCGCATCACCCGCAGCGCGCCCACCGCGTTCGTCAGCGCGAGCTCCGCGGCATCGAGCTCGCCGATCAGCTGCTCGTAGTCGCCGCTCCAGTGCTGGTCCTCGTCGCCGAACCCGCCCCAGTAGTGGACCTTGATGCGATAGGTCCCCGCCTCGACCTCGGGCGCGACGAACCCCTGCGATCCCAAGCCGATCGCGCTGGTCGAGAAGTCGAGCAAGCGCCCGCCGCGCTCGGTCGAGCGATGGTCCCACTTGCACGTCTCGCCGCCCGGCTCGCGGACCCAGAGGTCGATGATCTCGCCGGTCGCCTCCCACGTCGCGAGCACGAGCAGCTCGGTGGTCTCGCCGCGCACGAACCACGTCACCGCGTCGCGCGCGACCTCGTCGCCGCGCTGCACCGTGATGCCCACCCGGTTCACCCCGGTCGCGACCACGAGCTGCTGCGAGATGCGCCCGTGCTCGATCGGCACCGAGTAGCTCGCGCCGTGGATCGTCAGCGTCGCGGTGCGCAGCGTCGGGTCCGACACCACCGCCTCGAGCGACGCGACGTTCCCGTGCACGTCGGCGACGCCCGGTGTGGGGCTCTCGATCGACACCGTCAGCGGCGCCTGCGCGAGCGCGGGGGATGGAAAGGCGAGGGCGGCCGCGAGGACCGCGCCGAGAGGGGCGAGCGCCGTACGCACGTCGGCCTCCGACAGCGCTCCGTCGCGAGAGTTCCTCGCGCGCACCCGCGTCCCAGACGGTGCTACGGTCCGGCTCCCGTGTCGTCGACCGACCCGCGAGTCCAGGCGCTCCGCGCCGCGCCGCCGCTCGCCATCCTCGCCGCGCTCGCGGCCGTCGTCGATCTCGCGATCAACCGCGTCGCGGTGCGTGCCGCCGCGGAGACGGTCGAGGCGCCGGTCCTGCTCGAGTGGATGCGCATCGGCGCGCTGCCGCGGAACCTCGCAGGGGTCGCGGGGCTCTTCGCGCTCCTCTCGGCGCTCGTCACCTACCTGCGCATGCCGGGCTTCGCGCCGCTCTACGTGCGCCTCCCGGTCGCCGGCTTCGCCGGCATCCTCATGCCGAGCCTGACGATCGCGCTCGCGCTGCCGCGAGAGCGGCTGACACCGCTGATCGTGCTGATCGGCATGTTCGCGACGAACGCGTTGATCTCGCTCTTCGGCTCGGCGGGCGCGGGCTATCGGAACCGGGTCCTCAAGGTCGCGCTGATCCTCGCGGTGGCGACCGCGCTCCAGGCGCTGGTGGTGGTCACGATCGCGAGCCTGCGCGCGGTGCTCGGTGGCGGCATCGGCGGACCGATCGCGTACCTGTGCCGTCACGGCGGCGAGCTCACGTGGCTGCTGGTGCCGCTGGTGCTGGTGCCGGCGGCGCTCCCGCGAGGGCGCAGCCCGCGCGCGATCGTGTCGTGGGCCGCGGCGGCGCTGGTCCTGGTGATCGGCCTCGCGCTGGCGGTCGCGGGCCAGGACGCGCTCCCGCCGCACTACAGCACCGTCCTCTACGGCGCGTTCCGCGTGGCGGCGCTCCCCGAGGCCGCGACGATCCTCTACGTCCTCGTCGCGACGATCGGCTTCGCGGCAGCGTTCGCAGGGATGACCTCCGACGACCCGTGGAAGCGCCAGGTCGGCGCCGGCATCGCGTTGTGGATCGCGGGCGGCTATGCCGCGCGCAGCCCGATCCAGCTCCTCGACGCGGTCCTCGCGATCGTCCTCCTCGCGCGCGCCGCGCAGGCCGCGGACCCCGAGGGCCTCCGCCGCGCGGCGCTGCGCTGGCGCGCCCAGCCTGCGCCGCGCGACGCGAGCGCGATCATCGAGCGGGAGGAGCAGGGCGAGACCGAGCCCGAGTCGCCGCCGGAGCCCGAGTCGGCGCCCGCGACCGAGTCCGGGACCGCACCGGCATCCGCAATCCCGCCCGAGCCCGCGACCGAGCCCGAGCCCGCGACCGAGTCCGCGTCGGCACCGACGAGCGCGACCGAATCCGAGTCCGGCAGCGTGTCCCCGCAAGACTCGGAGCGAGCGTCGAAGCCGGCGTCCGAGTCGTGACGCGGCGCTCGCAGTCCGGAGCCTCGATCCCGCAGCGAAGTGACCATCGCCCCAGACGGGCGACGAGGATCGTAGGGTCCTCCTCGCTTCCGTCGCGCCCGAATATCCTCGCCGAATGGGCGCGATCATCTCGGTCGCCGACGACGCGGTGTGGATGTCGACCGGCAGTGCGGAAGCCATCCGCCTCGGCCTCGCCTCGTATCTCCGCGAGGGCGGCTGTGATCGCGACCCGCTCGGTGCGACGGTCATCGAGGCGCTCGAGCAGCTGTGGCCGGCCGATCTCTCCGACGACGTCGACGCCTACTGCGAGCCCGAGGTCCGCGCGCTGCTCGGCCCGGCGTGGCTCGCCCTCGCGCGCGACGTCGCGGCACCGAGCCCTCGGCTCGTCCGCGAGGTCTCGTGGGACCTCCTCTCGCGCGCGTGGCGAATCCAGTGGATCGCCAACCTCGTCCGAATCGCGCGCGCCTGGACCGGCGTCGACCTGACCGACGAGCTCGCCGCCGAATGGCCCGCCACCGAGCGCGCCCTCCTCGCCACGATGCTCGCCGAGACCGCGATCAGCCGCGCCTGGCGAACCTTCTACGCGCACCCCACCGAGCCGAACCGCGTCGTGCTCGAGGCCGCGCTCGACACCCAGCTCGAGCTCGCGCGCACCGCAGACCCGACGACGCTCGCATCGATCACGGCCCAGCACGCCCGCACCCGCCGCCACGCCGACGAGCGCACCGCGCGCCTCCGTTGATCACTCGCTACGCCACATCAGGCGACTCACGATGCGCGAAGCGCGAGTCCATCCGCGCGAGACTTCCCGAGCACTCCGAAGCCTCACCCCGCGCGGAGATCGTCAATCACCCGCAGCCTGAGCCGCGGCGACCCCCACCTCGAAGTCCACCGTCGTGTCGTGCCCCGTCGACACCGTCACCGGCCGACTCATCACGATCGGCGCCGAGTACACCGGCCGTCCCGACTCAGTCGCTCCGCTCGTCAGGAACCCCTCGTGCCACACCCGCACCACGTACTGTCCGGGCGGGATCCCCGTGAGCTGGAATCGCCCCTCGGCGTCGCTCACCGCGAAGTACGGATGCTCGAACGCGTGCACCCAGCCGAGCATCCACGGGTGACCCGCGTCGTCGACCACGCGCACCACGCCCGCGCGCTCGATCGTCACCTCGTGCGACGCACCCTGCTCGGGAAGGCCCTCCGAGAACCAGCTCCGCGGCGGACGCGCCCGCTCGAAGAAGCTCGCGTGCACGTTGTGCAGGATCGGCTCGTCGTTCCGCCACGTCACCTTCGCGCCGACCGGCACCGCGACCACGTGGGGCCGGAACCCGCAGTCCGCGATCGACACCACCACCGGCTCCGCCGGCACCTGCAGCGCGCGCCCGCGACGGATCCCCTCGAGCCACACCACCGTGCCGCTCACGCCGCCGCGTCGCGAGATCTCGATCGCCGGAGAGCGCTGCGTCTCACCACATCGCGCCGCGTGCATCGGCACCGCGATCTCGATCGGCTCGGGACGCGCGCCCGCCCACTGCACGCTCCCGGTGATCGTCCCGCCGTTGACGACCGCGATCGGCTCGTAGCTCGGCGGGCTCGGCGTCGTCGCACGACGTCCGTCGGTCGTGCGCGAGCCCTCGCCTGCTTCCTCGCGCTCTTCGTCGGAGCACCCGGTCGCGATCACTGCACAGAGCAGCAGCGACACGATCGTCCACAGCGCGCGGAGCAACGACCCCACGAGTCGCGCCTCAGCCTCGATTTCGCATGTGGCTCTGCTGCTCACGATCCGCCAAGAATCCGCGGCTTACGTCCTCGGACGCGCTGACGAGCGATCGTGTCGCTCGCGATGGGCGCCATCCGGATTCGACGCTTAGCACAAGCGCGCACGAGCGACGCAGTTCGTGCGTGCTCGCAGATGCGAAAAGTCGCGTCCGAGTCCGAGGCATTGCAGATCGTCGCGCTTTTCTCGAACATCGGCTCGAGCCGAACATGAGCACGCGCTTGCTTGATCGAATTCTCGACAGACCGTCGAGCCTCTTCTTCGCCTCGCTTCTCGCGATCTCGACCGCATTTCCAGCGCATTCGCATGCACAGGAAGGCGTGCCGATCACGACGTGCCCGGAGCTACGCGACGGGTGTCAGGAGTCGGATGTCGAGTTCCACTATCGCGAGGGGTTCTTCGACTCGTTCTCCTACGACACCGGATGGATCCCCTCGGGCTCACCGCTCCAGGTGCGATTCGCGATCGCCGGTGGTGGTGAGACGGAGATCGATCTCGCGGGACGCAGCATCGTGTGGTGGCCCGCGCCGCTCTCGATCGCGGTGCCCGGCACGCCGGGCACGGGGCGCCTCTCGATCGACTACGGCCTCGAGATCGTCGCGAAGGTGCGCTTCGACGTGACCGTCGCGGGCACGCGCTACACGTGGGAGGGCGACATCCCGCTCCCCGGGAACATCCCGCGCGATCTGCGCCTCGCGGCGATGGTGGGCTTCGACTCGATGCTCCTTCCGCCCCAGCTCCCGCGCCCGATCGCGATCACCGACATGACCTCGCCGTTCCGCTACGAGGTCGACATCACCGACTCGATCATCCCGCTCCCCGGCATCGGCGGCGGGCTGGTGGTCGACTTCCAGCCGCGCATGAGCGCGGCGTACCAGACCACGCGCATCGAGATCGGCGACGCCGCGCTCCCGATCGTCACCGAGGGTGGCTCGACGGTCGCGACCGCCGACGAGGGCGAGACCGGCTTCGGCGCCGCGAAGGACGTCGTCATCACCCCGGTCGGCGACCTCGACTACGACGGTGTCGTCGCGGTCGCGCCCGCGCTCTTCGTCGAGATCGCGGGGCGCCGCTTCGACCTCCCGATCACCACGCTCGACGTGCCGCTGCTCGACCTCGACCGCGAGATCCGCTTCCCGTCCGCGACCGTCCACGTCCCGCTGCCCGACCTTCGCCTCGAGCCGCGCCACGTCGACTTCGGCGAGGTCGAGCTCGGCCTCTCGGCGACCCAGCTGCTCGAGATCCGCAACGAGGGCGAGGCCGAGCTCCGCGTCACCCCGCGCGCGGCGCCCGAGCCCTTCGCGCTCGACACCGCCGCCGTGGTCGTTCCGCCGCACAGCTCGCGCAGCGTCGAGGTCGCGTTCGCCCCGGTCGAGATCGGCGAGG is a window encoding:
- a CDS encoding choice-of-anchor D domain-containing protein, whose protein sequence is MPITTCPELRDGCQESDVEFHYREGFFDSFSYDTGWIPSGSPLQVRFAIAGGGETEIDLAGRSIVWWPAPLSIAVPGTPGTGRLSIDYGLEIVAKVRFDVTVAGTRYTWEGDIPLPGNIPRDLRLAAMVGFDSMLLPPQLPRPIAITDMTSPFRYEVDITDSIIPLPGIGGGLVVDFQPRMSAAYQTTRIEIGDAALPIVTEGGSTVATADEGETGFGAAKDVVITPVGDLDYDGVVAVAPALFVEIAGRRFDLPITTLDVPLLDLDREIRFPSATVHVPLPDLRLEPRHVDFGEVELGLSATQLLEIRNEGEAELRVTPRAAPEPFALDTAAVVVPPHSSRSVEVAFAPVEIGEAAAMLFVDSDDPDESTVIVRLEGIGIAGADGGYAGDAGRRGGPDTAGGCACRSAGTAGGSPTGALGIAALAMILVITRRRR
- a CDS encoding carboxypeptidase regulatory-like domain-containing protein is translated as MGSLLRALWTIVSLLLCAVIATGCSDEEREEAGEGSRTTDGRRATTPSPPSYEPIAVVNGGTITGSVQWAGARPEPIEIAVPMHAARCGETQRSPAIEISRRGGVSGTVVWLEGIRRGRALQVPAEPVVVSIADCGFRPHVVAVPVGAKVTWRNDEPILHNVHASFFERARPPRSWFSEGLPEQGASHEVTIERAGVVRVVDDAGHPWMLGWVHAFEHPYFAVSDAEGRFQLTGIPPGQYVVRVWHEGFLTSGATESGRPVYSAPIVMSRPVTVSTGHDTTVDFEVGVAAAQAAGD
- a CDS encoding YfaP family protein, whose product is MRTALAPLGAVLAAALAFPSPALAQAPLTVSIESPTPGVADVHGNVASLEAVVSDPTLRTATLTIHGASYSVPIEHGRISQQLVVATGVNRVGITVQRGDEVARDAVTWFVRGETTELLVLATWEATGEIIDLWVREPGGETCKWDHRSTERGGRLLDFSTSAIGLGSQGFVAPEVEAGTYRIKVHYWGGFGDEDQHWSGDYEQLIGELDAAELALTNAVGALRVMRMRERDRVAARLDRWALPGAPQTAVHVEAILFPGTPHERRWRFDRRVDRTGHLATLGEIEIDEALIRAARAGRE